The genomic DNA CTTTGATATTGACAGTTACTCAACCTTTTAAACTATTAAGAGGTGATTTCATTAACGGGTTACTGTGTATTACTTGAAGATAGCAAAAGCAATAATGTGTCGCGTCCTTCTCAGCAGCAGCATGTCTAAACTCCcgcttttttattttcttccgaAGAGTCCCATCTTTGATACTCGAAATCAAGAACAAATTATTGAATGCATTTATGGGTATTAGGTAGAAAGTTATCCAAAGAATACGAAAAAACCAGTTTCCAGTCTCTCTTAGTACAGACGGGGCTTTCCTTTGAATAAAactttttcatgcatttttctCCTGCAACTGAGGTAACATACCAAGACATATCATAATGAAATCATTGTTAGAATTGATTGTTGTATTAATCATCTGTTTCATGTCCCTCAGGTAACTGCTTTCGAGGTTGTCAAAAACGGTGTAAGTATCACAGTTTTCGACACTCCAGGACTTGCAGACGCAACCGGCAATGATGAAGAATACTTGCGGAAAATCAATGAGAAAGTAACCCACTTCGACCTGTTTCTGTTTTGCACTGAGATGACCAGTCGGAGATTCCGCACCGACGACTTGGAAACAATAAAGAAGCTTACAGAAGCCTTGGGGGAGAAACTTTGGGAACATGCTCTGGTGGTTTTAACCTTTGCCAACGAAGTCTCACTATTGCCAGCCAAAAAGAAAGATAACGTATCTGAAGTAACCTTTTTCAATAACCGCTTTTTAGCTTTCAAGAAAGCCATAAACAAACATTTGGTTGCTATCGGAGTACCTGAGATAACAGTGACTAATCTGCCATTTACGCCAGCCGGGGAGTTGGATGATCCAAGACTTCCAGATAGAGAAGACTGGTTAACAGCATTTTGGATCGCAGCTTTCAAACGTATCAACAGGAACGCAAAAGCTGCTTTCCTAATGGCAAATGTCGACCGTATTTTACTTTCTTCCACCTTTGGTGAGGGAAACGAAGAAAGCAGAGTAAGGAAAGATGGCAATGTTGTCAATCTTGGCCAGTCCAGTAACGTATCCATGGAAGAAAGTAATGCAATGAAAGAATTCAg from Pocillopora verrucosa isolate sample1 chromosome 10, ASM3666991v2, whole genome shotgun sequence includes the following:
- the LOC131773005 gene encoding uncharacterized protein, producing the protein MAQEGTPEKRSGSSASEVSQIIFGEKHLEYQLNQFVSSGGQTVNILLSGKTGVGKSYLTNALLGESLAVEGYDIDPQTDNVTAFEVVKNGVSITVFDTPGLADATGNDEEYLRKINEKVTHFDLFLFCTEMTSRRFRTDDLETIKKLTEALGEKLWEHALVVLTFANEVSLLPAKKKDNVSEVTFFNNRFLAFKKAINKHLVAIGVPEITVTNLPFTPAGELDDPRLPDREDWLTAFWIAAFKRINRNAKAAFLMANVDRILLSSTFGEGNEESRVRKDGNVVNLGQSSNVSMEESNAMKEFRAKLKKSDFDKRLSGCLEKTETFDEPEEECLTSTGQDAKVSGPSINVDETYSEELIKEMLGDVPVQFVDELAGDKFDRKYQTFFGRLTKYFKKSYPTS